Proteins from a single region of Mucilaginibacter daejeonensis:
- a CDS encoding Crp/Fnr family transcriptional regulator, with translation MEAQADIIIHNVSKHIDLTQAEKDIFTGMLRPKTLKRKEYWLSTGDICKHTAFVTSGCLRGYTVDHNGIEHVLSFAPRDWWMADMYSLLTQKTGILNIQALEDTEMLLLPKAQQEELYRLVPKFEKFFRILAERSLVAYQQRLIDNLSLPASERYARFCERYPTLIYHLPQKQIASYIGVTPEFFSKMRKEL, from the coding sequence ATGGAAGCGCAGGCCGATATCATCATACACAACGTAAGCAAACACATTGACCTTACCCAAGCCGAAAAGGACATATTTACGGGCATGTTGCGTCCAAAAACCCTTAAGAGGAAAGAATACTGGCTAAGTACAGGTGATATTTGTAAGCATACGGCCTTTGTTACATCCGGTTGTTTGCGAGGTTACACCGTTGACCATAACGGAATAGAGCACGTATTAAGTTTTGCCCCGCGCGATTGGTGGATGGCCGATATGTACAGTTTGCTGACCCAAAAAACAGGCATATTGAACATACAGGCACTCGAAGATACCGAGATGCTGCTGCTGCCAAAAGCCCAGCAAGAGGAGCTGTACCGGTTGGTACCCAAGTTCGAAAAGTTCTTCCGCATACTGGCCGAGCGATCGTTGGTGGCCTACCAGCAGCGCCTGATCGACAACCTGAGCCTGCCCGCTTCCGAACGTTACGCCCGCTTTTGTGAGCGCTACCCAACCCTGATCTACCACCTGCCTCAAAAGCAGATCGCCTCATACATTGGCGTAACGCCAGAGTTCTTTAGTAAGATGCGTAAAGAGCTTTGA
- a CDS encoding TolC family protein: MNKSTIYKCMAIAGLSFTYQACKLPAVTQRTENKTVPLAYAQANGQDTTNSAKTIWKDFFKDQYLNALIDTALKNNQELNVTMQEIEVSRAEIRARKGEYLPFAGIRAAGGVEKVGRYTSQGANDANTDIKPGRETPDPLPDYLITAYASWEVDIWHKLRNSKKAAVARYLSSVEGRNFMVTNLVAEIADSYYELLALDNQLEILKQNIGIQNNALKIVRIQKEAAHVTELAVQRFEAQVLKTRSMQYDIQQQITETENHINYLLGRFPQPIPRDDNGFEKLDLMPIQAGLPSQLLSNRPDIRQAEMDLAASKLDVKVAKARFYPSLNISASIGYNAFSPAFLFNMPQSLIYSLIGEVIQPVVNRNAIKANYSSANAKQLQAVYKYEQKVLNAYVEVTNQMAKISNLEQGYDLRSKQVQALSRSVRISNDLFRSTRADYMEVLLTQRDALEARFDLIDTKKQQINARINVYQALGGGWQ, from the coding sequence ATGAATAAGAGCACGATATATAAATGTATGGCGATAGCTGGCCTATCGTTCACTTACCAGGCGTGTAAACTACCGGCCGTTACCCAACGTACCGAGAACAAGACCGTACCGTTAGCCTATGCACAGGCTAACGGACAAGATACCACCAACAGCGCCAAGACCATTTGGAAGGACTTTTTTAAAGATCAGTACCTGAACGCCCTGATCGACACGGCCCTGAAGAACAATCAGGAGCTGAACGTGACCATGCAGGAGATCGAGGTGAGCCGTGCCGAGATCAGGGCCCGTAAAGGTGAGTACCTGCCATTTGCAGGCATCAGGGCCGCAGGCGGTGTAGAAAAGGTGGGCCGTTATACCAGTCAGGGTGCCAACGATGCCAATACCGACATCAAACCCGGCCGCGAAACACCCGACCCCCTACCCGATTACCTGATCACGGCCTATGCCTCATGGGAAGTGGATATCTGGCACAAGCTGCGTAACTCCAAAAAGGCAGCTGTAGCACGCTATCTGTCATCGGTTGAGGGCCGTAATTTTATGGTGACCAACCTGGTGGCCGAGATAGCCGACTCGTACTATGAATTGCTGGCGTTGGATAACCAGCTCGAGATCCTAAAGCAGAACATCGGCATCCAGAATAACGCGCTAAAGATCGTACGGATACAAAAAGAGGCCGCCCACGTTACTGAATTGGCCGTGCAGCGTTTTGAAGCACAGGTGCTCAAGACACGCAGTATGCAGTACGACATTCAGCAACAGATCACCGAGACCGAGAACCATATCAATTACCTGTTAGGTCGCTTTCCGCAGCCTATACCACGTGATGATAACGGTTTCGAAAAGCTGGACCTGATGCCGATACAGGCTGGCTTACCTTCGCAACTGCTCTCTAACCGTCCGGATATCAGGCAGGCCGAAATGGATCTGGCCGCCTCTAAACTGGATGTGAAAGTGGCTAAGGCAAGGTTCTACCCTTCGCTTAACATATCGGCATCTATAGGTTACAATGCGTTCAGCCCGGCGTTCTTGTTCAACATGCCGCAATCACTCATCTATTCGCTTATAGGCGAGGTTATCCAACCGGTAGTGAACCGTAACGCCATTAAAGCCAACTACAGCAGCGCCAATGCCAAGCAGTTGCAGGCAGTTTACAAGTATGAACAAAAAGTGTTGAATGCTTATGTGGAGGTGACCAACCAAATGGCCAAGATCAGCAACCTGGAGCAAGGCTATGATCTGCGCTCTAAGCAGGTGCAGGCGCTATCACGCTCGGTGAGGATATCTAATGACCTGTTCCGGTCGACCCGTGCCGATTATATGGAGGTGTTGCTGACACAGCGTGATGCATTGGAAGCGAGATTTGACCTGATCGATACCAAAAAACAACAGATCAACGCACGCATTAACGTGTATCAAGCCCTTGGCGGAGGCTGGCAATAG
- a CDS encoding DUF47 domain-containing protein — MSSILTRFLPDNDKIFYNLFGKAAANCTQMAQLLIDAISGEWLPDQRTEFMQISRLKAQSTELKREVYAVSGKALISPFERNDMYALASALNNVSDMIDSAARRINLYSLNEITMPIKQLCDLIVRSTIELERCVHALEHITIPEPIVNSCNEIKRLEHEADMVYDKAFALLNAEETDTFQLIKYSEIYGALERTTDKCEDVAYIAESILIKNS, encoded by the coding sequence ATGTCATCTATCCTGACCCGTTTTTTGCCTGATAACGATAAGATATTCTATAATCTTTTTGGCAAGGCTGCGGCCAATTGTACCCAAATGGCCCAGCTGTTGATAGATGCTATAAGTGGCGAGTGGTTACCTGATCAGCGTACCGAGTTCATGCAGATCAGCCGCCTTAAGGCACAGTCGACCGAGTTAAAGCGTGAAGTATATGCGGTGTCAGGCAAGGCGCTCATCTCACCTTTTGAGCGTAATGATATGTATGCCCTGGCATCTGCGCTTAACAACGTGTCAGATATGATCGACTCGGCAGCACGCCGTATCAACTTATACTCACTTAACGAGATCACCATGCCGATCAAGCAGCTGTGTGACCTTATCGTGAGATCTACCATTGAGTTAGAACGCTGTGTGCACGCTCTGGAGCACATCACTATACCTGAGCCCATTGTGAACAGTTGTAACGAGATCAAACGGCTGGAGCACGAGGCCGATATGGTGTATGATAAAGCCTTTGCCTTGTTGAACGCCGAGGAGACAGACACCTTTCAGCTGATCAAGTACAGCGAAATATACGGCGCGCTGGAACGTACCACTGATAAATGCGAGGACGTTGCGTACATAGCGGAAAGTATCCTGATCAAGAACAGTTGA
- a CDS encoding GNAT family N-acetyltransferase produces MEDMITTERLILRELVPDDGEGMFQLDADPLVHTYLGQRPISTRQQALDTITYIRQQYVDNGIGRWGVEEKDSGRFVVWAGLKYITEPVNGHVNYHDLGYRLLRDHWGKGYASEAAYAWVDHAFNKMKLPALYGMANVNNVASIKILERVGLIRTNTFCLDNEAHHWFELKNDQCTPKN; encoded by the coding sequence ATGGAAGATATGATCACGACCGAACGATTGATCTTAAGAGAACTGGTACCTGATGATGGAGAGGGCATGTTCCAGCTTGATGCTGATCCGCTGGTGCATACCTACCTGGGGCAGCGTCCTATCTCCACCAGGCAACAAGCTCTTGATACGATCACCTATATCAGGCAACAGTATGTTGACAACGGCATTGGCAGGTGGGGCGTTGAGGAAAAAGACTCAGGGCGATTTGTGGTTTGGGCCGGCCTTAAATACATCACCGAGCCGGTGAACGGTCATGTTAATTACCACGACCTTGGTTACAGGCTACTCAGGGATCACTGGGGCAAGGGCTATGCAAGTGAGGCCGCCTATGCGTGGGTGGATCATGCGTTCAACAAAATGAAGCTGCCTGCCTTATATGGCATGGCCAACGTAAACAACGTGGCATCGATCAAGATCTTGGAGCGGGTAGGATTGATAAGAACTAATACCTTTTGCCTGGATAACGAGGCACATCATTGGTTCGAATTAAAGAATGACCAATGCACACCAAAAAACTGA
- a CDS encoding SDR family oxidoreductase: MPATPLSRKTVVITGATSGIGRATALEFARQGAKLVLAARQKDVLDEMVDLCDRLGGKAIAVQTDVTDGAAMATLAKDACIFGGSLDVWVNIAGIGALGEFTTIPIEVHTQVVNTNLIGYMNGAHAALPYFIKQKRGILINLNSVGGFVAFPYSASYTASKFGLRGYSEALRAELQDFPHIHICDVFPGFVDTPGPSHAANYTGKLLKPAPPVVPTYKVADTVVCLAQEPKDSVTLGSAAYMARFAQWVSPKLTRWGSAKFMKFYLKRAEPVPVTNGSIFEPTRQHNQISGGYTSKKVSSKKAARLAGVVGVIAGALYVIKKLR; encoded by the coding sequence ATGCCTGCAACACCACTAAGTAGAAAGACCGTAGTTATAACAGGTGCCACCAGCGGTATAGGCCGTGCCACCGCATTAGAATTTGCCCGCCAGGGAGCTAAGCTGGTATTGGCCGCACGCCAAAAAGATGTTTTAGATGAGATGGTAGACCTTTGCGACAGGCTTGGCGGTAAAGCGATAGCCGTACAAACTGACGTGACCGATGGCGCCGCCATGGCCACGCTGGCTAAGGATGCCTGCATATTTGGCGGCAGCCTGGATGTATGGGTCAACATTGCCGGCATAGGCGCCTTGGGTGAGTTCACTACGATACCCATTGAGGTGCATACCCAGGTGGTGAACACCAACCTGATCGGTTACATGAATGGTGCACATGCTGCGCTTCCATACTTCATCAAGCAAAAACGCGGCATACTGATCAACCTTAACTCGGTAGGTGGGTTCGTGGCATTCCCATACTCGGCATCGTACACAGCCAGTAAGTTTGGTTTAAGAGGATACTCCGAAGCTTTGCGCGCGGAGCTGCAAGACTTTCCGCACATCCATATTTGCGATGTGTTCCCCGGATTCGTAGATACGCCAGGCCCGAGCCATGCGGCTAATTATACCGGTAAGCTGTTGAAGCCGGCGCCGCCTGTGGTGCCTACTTACAAGGTGGCCGATACGGTGGTTTGCCTGGCGCAGGAACCTAAAGATTCGGTCACACTGGGCAGTGCCGCTTACATGGCGCGCTTTGCGCAGTGGGTATCGCCCAAGCTTACGCGCTGGGGTTCGGCCAAGTTCATGAAATTTTATTTGAAAAGGGCCGAGCCTGTTCCGGTGACCAATGGCAGTATTTTTGAACCTACTCGGCAGCACAACCAGATATCAGGCGGTTATACCTCTAAAAAGGTTAGCTCCAAAAAAGCTGCGCGCCTGGCAGGTGTGGTAGGGGTGATCGCCGGTGCACTTTACGTGATCAAAAAGCTGCGTTAA
- a CDS encoding response regulator, translating into MNNKILIVDDDLLSLRVTSVLLRSKGYEIQTIDNCTGVFDAIANFQPGLIILDAQLPDGDGRVICDQLKTSDLTQHIGIIICSGLSDLEVCYEQQGPPDLVLQKPFDINLFLHKISEMLPVAA; encoded by the coding sequence ATGAATAATAAGATACTGATCGTTGATGATGATCTGCTGAGCCTGAGGGTAACCAGCGTATTGTTACGCTCAAAGGGTTACGAAATTCAAACCATCGATAATTGCACCGGCGTGTTTGACGCGATCGCGAATTTTCAGCCCGGATTGATCATTTTAGACGCTCAGCTGCCTGACGGCGACGGACGTGTGATCTGTGACCAGCTCAAGACCTCTGACCTGACCCAACACATCGGTATCATTATCTGTTCAGGTTTGAGCGATCTGGAGGTCTGCTATGAGCAGCAAGGACCGCCGGACCTGGTACTTCAAAAGCCGTTCGACATTAACTTGTTCTTGCATAAAATTAGTGAGATGCTGCCGGTGGCGGCTTAA
- a CDS encoding efflux RND transporter permease subunit, with product MFNKFIQRPVLAIVLSLVIIFMGVLAIETLPVSQFPSIAPPMVVVNVAYPGASADVLVNSVLIPMEKAINGAPGMKYMTSDATSAGEATVQIVFDLGTDPNQAMVSVKTRIEQVTNRLPELVQREGLIVSYTSPNMLMYVNLYSKDPKANENFLYNFAGVNIIPELSRLKGVGSAKILGSRQYAMRVWLKPDRMRAYNVSTEEVMKAMSEQSIIGSPGRLGQSTGKRSQSLEYVLTYQGRYNTPEQYQNIIIRANKNGELLYLKNIADVELGSEFYDIYSNMDGHPSAAITLKQTYGSNASEVIKEVKAKLAEIKETSFPPGMDYQISYDVSSFLDASIEKVIHTLVEAFILVAIVVFIFLGDWRSTLIPTIAVPVSLIGAFFCMQLFGLTINLITLFALVLAIGVVVDDAIVVVEAVHAKMAEEHLSPFKAVKQVLQEISGAIIAITFLMTAVFVPVTFMTGPVGIFYRQFAITMATSIVISGFVALTLTPVLCAMILQPHDHHRKKTIVDKALDKFNYVFDKVTGKYTGLLRKIANRRVVTFALLAAFCAGIFFTSESLPAGFIPGEDQGQIYAIIQTPPGSTLERTNHISRDLQKIAEHIDGVQSVSALAGYEILTEGRGSNAGTCLINLKDWSERKHSAKEIIEELEVKAKEIPGATIEFFEPPAVPGYGAAGGFSLRLLDKTNSGDYASFGKVNEEFMAALKKRKELTGLFTFFAANYPQYELQIDNKAAMQKGVTISNAMNNLSILIGSTYEQGFIRFGNFFKVYVQSGPEYRALPEDLLKLYVKNDRDEMVPYSAFMRVKKKQGLNEITRFNMYTASAINGAPAHGYSSGEAIKVIQEVAKKTLPRGYDIDWLGLSKDEVNRGNEAIYIFIIVLIFVYMVLAAQYESFIIPLAVIFSLPAGVFGAFMLLKLMGLANDIYAQVGLVMLVGLLGKNAVLIVEFAVQKHQQGATILEAAIEGAKVRFRPILMTSFAFIAGLIPLLFATGPGALGNRTIGASSAGGMLFGTVFGVIIVPGLYYIFGTLADGRKLIRDEDETPLSEEFAPKKKKKKKLWFLRSKDDQAQLIETRNDHE from the coding sequence ATGTTTAACAAATTTATTCAAAGGCCGGTGCTTGCGATCGTATTGTCGCTGGTCATCATATTCATGGGCGTTCTCGCTATCGAGACCTTGCCCGTGTCACAATTCCCTTCCATTGCGCCGCCGATGGTCGTGGTGAACGTGGCCTATCCGGGTGCCAGTGCCGATGTACTGGTGAACTCGGTGCTTATCCCTATGGAGAAGGCCATCAACGGTGCTCCCGGCATGAAGTACATGACCTCAGATGCCACTAGCGCGGGCGAGGCAACCGTACAGATCGTATTTGACCTGGGTACAGACCCTAACCAGGCCATGGTGAGTGTGAAGACCCGTATAGAGCAGGTGACGAACCGCTTACCTGAACTGGTACAGCGTGAGGGTTTGATCGTGAGCTACACCTCCCCTAACATGCTCATGTACGTTAACCTTTACAGTAAGGACCCAAAGGCTAACGAGAACTTTCTGTACAACTTTGCCGGTGTGAACATCATACCCGAGCTGAGCCGCTTGAAGGGTGTGGGCAGTGCCAAGATATTAGGTAGCCGCCAGTACGCCATGCGTGTTTGGTTAAAGCCTGATCGAATGCGCGCCTATAACGTATCTACCGAAGAGGTGATGAAGGCCATGAGCGAGCAGAGCATCATTGGTTCGCCGGGCCGTTTGGGCCAGAGTACCGGTAAGCGCTCGCAATCGCTTGAGTACGTACTCACCTATCAGGGCCGTTATAACACACCTGAACAATACCAGAACATCATCATCCGTGCCAACAAGAACGGTGAGTTGCTGTACCTGAAGAACATCGCTGATGTGGAGCTGGGCAGTGAGTTCTATGACATTTACTCCAACATGGATGGCCACCCATCGGCAGCGATCACCCTGAAACAGACCTACGGCAGTAATGCCAGTGAGGTGATCAAGGAAGTGAAAGCCAAACTGGCCGAGATCAAGGAAACTTCATTCCCTCCGGGTATGGACTACCAGATCAGCTATGACGTGTCGAGCTTCCTGGATGCGTCTATCGAGAAGGTGATCCACACACTGGTAGAGGCCTTTATCCTGGTGGCTATCGTGGTGTTCATCTTCCTGGGTGACTGGCGCTCTACCCTGATCCCTACCATTGCGGTACCGGTATCATTGATCGGTGCGTTCTTCTGTATGCAGTTGTTCGGGCTTACGATCAATCTGATCACGCTCTTTGCACTCGTATTGGCCATCGGTGTGGTGGTGGATGATGCGATCGTGGTGGTCGAGGCGGTGCACGCCAAAATGGCCGAGGAGCACCTATCACCGTTCAAGGCCGTTAAGCAGGTACTGCAAGAGATCAGCGGGGCCATTATCGCCATCACGTTCCTGATGACCGCTGTATTCGTACCGGTAACGTTCATGACCGGTCCGGTGGGTATCTTCTACCGCCAGTTCGCGATCACCATGGCCACATCTATCGTGATATCGGGTTTTGTGGCGTTAACGCTTACCCCGGTATTGTGCGCCATGATCCTGCAACCGCATGACCATCATCGCAAAAAGACCATCGTTGATAAGGCTTTAGACAAGTTCAACTACGTGTTCGACAAAGTGACCGGCAAGTACACTGGCCTGTTGCGCAAGATCGCCAACCGTCGCGTGGTCACTTTTGCTTTGCTGGCCGCATTTTGCGCGGGTATCTTCTTCACTTCAGAGTCCTTGCCTGCGGGCTTTATACCAGGCGAAGATCAGGGCCAGATCTATGCGATCATTCAAACCCCTCCGGGATCAACGCTTGAGCGTACCAACCACATCTCGCGCGACCTGCAAAAGATCGCCGAGCATATCGATGGCGTACAATCAGTATCGGCCCTTGCAGGTTACGAGATCCTGACCGAAGGCCGCGGATCTAACGCCGGTACCTGTTTGATCAACTTAAAAGATTGGTCGGAGCGTAAGCACTCGGCTAAAGAGATCATTGAAGAGCTGGAGGTAAAGGCCAAGGAGATACCCGGTGCCACCATCGAGTTCTTTGAACCACCGGCAGTACCGGGTTACGGTGCAGCGGGCGGTTTCTCGCTCCGTTTGCTCGACAAGACCAACAGCGGCGATTACGCTTCATTCGGTAAGGTGAACGAGGAGTTCATGGCCGCGTTGAAAAAGCGTAAAGAGCTGACCGGCTTGTTCACCTTCTTTGCGGCCAACTATCCGCAGTATGAATTGCAGATCGATAACAAAGCTGCCATGCAAAAAGGCGTCACCATCAGCAACGCCATGAACAACCTGTCGATCCTGATCGGTAGTACATATGAGCAGGGCTTTATCCGCTTTGGTAACTTCTTTAAGGTGTACGTGCAATCAGGGCCTGAATACCGCGCCTTGCCTGAGGACCTGTTGAAGCTGTATGTGAAGAACGACCGCGACGAGATGGTACCATACTCGGCATTTATGCGGGTGAAAAAGAAACAAGGTTTGAACGAGATCACCAGGTTCAACATGTACACCGCTTCGGCCATCAACGGTGCGCCTGCCCACGGCTATAGTAGCGGCGAGGCCATCAAGGTGATCCAGGAAGTGGCTAAAAAGACCCTTCCTCGTGGTTATGATATCGACTGGCTGGGTCTGTCTAAAGATGAGGTGAATCGTGGAAACGAGGCTATCTACATCTTCATCATCGTACTCATTTTCGTGTACATGGTATTGGCCGCGCAGTACGAGAGCTTTATCATCCCGCTGGCGGTGATCTTTTCGCTCCCTGCCGGTGTGTTCGGCGCATTCATGCTTCTTAAACTGATGGGGCTGGCCAACGACATCTATGCCCAGGTGGGTTTGGTGATGCTGGTAGGTCTGTTAGGTAAGAACGCCGTACTGATCGTAGAGTTCGCGGTGCAAAAGCACCAGCAGGGCGCTACTATCCTGGAGGCCGCCATTGAGGGTGCCAAGGTGCGTTTCCGCCCTATCCTCATGACGTCGTTCGCGTTCATTGCCGGTTTGATCCCGCTGCTGTTCGCTACCGGTCCGGGTGCATTGGGTAACCGAACCATCGGTGCCTCATCTGCCGGAGGTATGTTGTTCGGCACCGTGTTCGGTGTGATCATCGTTCCGGGCCTGTACTACATATTCGGTACCCTGGCCGATGGCCGTAAGTTGATCCGCGATGAGGATGAGACCCCATTGTCAGAAGAGTTCGCTCCTAAAAAGAAGAAAAAGAAAAAGCTTTGGTTCCTTCGCTCAAAAGATGACCAGGCTCAGTTAATTGAAACACGCAACGACCATGAATAA
- a CDS encoding efflux RND transporter periplasmic adaptor subunit, which yields MKIQFVFMGLCAVLCLASCEQKKEEKEEESKLLVTSPLKMDTTIVNSYVGQVRSIRHIELRAQERGYLEKSYVDEGSFVKKGQLLFQIMPKLYNAELQKAQAEVDMEQIEYQNTKKLRDSNIVAPNELAMAKAKLKKAQAEVALMKTHFGFTEIRAPFDGIIDRLQVRPGSLVDEGDLLTTLADNSKMWVYYNVPEAEYLDYETKNHDKKQLVTLQMANHEKFEYPGVVETVEADFDNETGNIPFRATFPNPKGLLRFGETGNVEMEVPLKGALIIPQKATFEVLEKKYVYVVDKNDRVQAREITLGADMNDLYEVTAGLQATDKILVEGLRKVKNNDKIAYEFKNMKAIIPTLRLHAE from the coding sequence ATGAAAATACAATTCGTGTTCATGGGCTTGTGCGCTGTGTTGTGCCTTGCCAGTTGCGAACAAAAAAAAGAAGAAAAAGAAGAAGAGAGCAAGCTGCTTGTTACCAGTCCGCTTAAAATGGACACCACCATCGTGAACTCTTACGTGGGCCAGGTGCGGTCGATCCGCCACATTGAGCTGAGAGCACAGGAACGTGGTTACTTAGAAAAAAGCTACGTTGACGAAGGCTCCTTCGTTAAAAAAGGCCAGCTGCTTTTCCAGATCATGCCGAAACTGTACAATGCCGAACTGCAAAAGGCACAAGCCGAGGTGGACATGGAGCAGATCGAATATCAGAACACCAAGAAACTTCGCGATAGCAACATCGTAGCGCCAAATGAACTGGCCATGGCCAAAGCCAAACTGAAAAAGGCACAGGCCGAGGTAGCGCTGATGAAGACGCACTTCGGGTTCACGGAGATCAGGGCACCGTTCGATGGTATCATTGACCGCCTGCAGGTTCGTCCGGGTAGTTTGGTAGATGAAGGCGACCTGCTGACCACACTGGCCGATAACAGCAAGATGTGGGTCTATTATAACGTACCTGAGGCCGAATACCTGGACTACGAGACCAAGAACCACGACAAAAAGCAACTGGTGACCCTACAAATGGCCAACCACGAAAAATTCGAGTACCCGGGCGTAGTGGAGACCGTTGAAGCCGACTTTGATAACGAGACCGGTAATATCCCTTTCCGTGCCACCTTCCCTAACCCTAAAGGTCTTCTCCGCTTTGGCGAGACCGGCAACGTCGAGATGGAAGTGCCATTGAAGGGTGCACTCATCATTCCTCAAAAAGCCACCTTCGAGGTGCTTGAGAAAAAATACGTGTACGTAGTAGATAAGAACGACCGTGTACAGGCCCGCGAGATCACGCTTGGTGCCGACATGAATGACCTGTACGAGGTTACCGCAGGCCTGCAAGCTACCGACAAGATCCTTGTAGAAGGCTTACGCAAGGTTAAGAACAACGACAAGATCGCCTATGAGTTCAAGAACATGAAGGCCATCATCCCTACTCTTCGTTTACACGCGGAATAG
- a CDS encoding DUF3810 domain-containing protein, with protein sequence MPLPMGRTKPLIIERLYLTGTLAMIMLLLFIAGEYPLFIERYYSNGLYRAISVALHFTLGWIPFSVGDVLYTAIIVIALYATISLIASLFKKRFARSLRLFINLVIGLQLFIIAFYILWGLNYSRPPASQLLNIPDSTYTTSALIGMTCTLIDSANACRARLNADDLSTTNKQIYDTAEAAIERSADIYPQFRSYYPAVKSSLFTPVINYLSTAGYFTPFTGEAQVNYQMPLHDRPVSACHEMAHQMGFAREDEANFVGYLAGIHSNDRSLRYSAYYLAMQEFIHQVRRRDSTASKQFKTHLSPAVLADLKADRAYWQRYDRQISRLSGIFYDNFLKVNKQPEGLRTYNRMIILTMGYYAQKRNESGSMRTEDR encoded by the coding sequence ATGCCATTACCTATGGGTCGTACCAAACCTTTGATCATTGAACGCCTGTACCTGACCGGTACACTGGCCATGATCATGCTGCTTTTATTCATTGCCGGTGAGTATCCGCTGTTCATCGAGCGGTATTACAGCAATGGTCTTTACCGTGCCATAAGCGTGGCACTACATTTCACTTTGGGATGGATACCTTTCAGCGTGGGCGATGTATTATATACCGCCATCATCGTCATAGCCCTTTACGCAACCATTTCACTGATCGCCTCTCTATTCAAAAAACGTTTTGCCCGGTCACTCCGCCTGTTCATAAACTTGGTGATCGGGCTTCAACTGTTCATCATTGCCTTCTATATTTTATGGGGACTTAATTACTCCCGACCACCGGCCTCGCAGCTCTTGAACATTCCCGATAGTACATACACCACCAGTGCACTGATCGGCATGACCTGTACGCTGATCGATAGCGCCAATGCCTGCAGGGCAAGGCTGAATGCCGACGACTTAAGTACGACCAATAAGCAGATCTATGATACGGCCGAAGCGGCCATTGAACGATCGGCCGATATCTACCCGCAATTCAGAAGCTATTATCCTGCGGTCAAGTCGTCATTATTCACGCCAGTGATCAATTACCTCAGCACGGCCGGTTACTTTACTCCGTTCACCGGTGAGGCACAGGTCAACTACCAAATGCCACTGCATGACCGGCCTGTGAGTGCCTGCCACGAGATGGCTCATCAAATGGGTTTTGCACGTGAGGATGAAGCAAATTTTGTGGGCTATTTGGCTGGCATACACTCCAATGATCGATCGCTTCGATATTCGGCCTATTACCTGGCCATGCAAGAATTCATACACCAGGTGAGGCGACGGGATAGTACAGCCAGCAAACAATTCAAAACACACCTTTCCCCTGCGGTATTGGCGGACCTCAAAGCCGACCGCGCCTATTGGCAACGCTACGACCGGCAGATCAGCAGGTTAAGCGGCATCTTTTACGATAATTTTTTGAAGGTCAATAAGCAACCCGAAGGCTTACGCACCTACAACCGCATGATCATACTCACCATGGGCTACTATGCGCAAAAGAGAAATGAGAGCGGAAGTATGAGGACAGAGGACCGATGA